GtaataaactttaaaacaaaataaacttatgaaataaatataacttaaaagtGAGCAATGAGCTTGAATTGGTGACTGCTTTAAAAAACacataattttaagaaattttgCTTTTGCTGTAAGTGAACTGTGAGATGGAGGTTCAAAACCCACCAGTCCTGCAATTTTCAAGATATTTGAAtacttatttcaaaatttctttttctcattttatttcataattattttacttgACTATTCCCTCTTgactttcatttcatttcatttgcaTTTTCGAGACATGCatgttccatcttaggctgcatcatcacttgatACTAGGtttgattgtagtcaagcgctagtctataattttttttgttttgattataAGTGTAGTGTTGtgaactttttaataaaattgtagacaAAGTTATTTAAGCCCACGACTCCGTcctcatggatttaggtttttaaaaattatatgagggttctttgatttttcaggatcaTAAATATCCTTTGTAACTCCAGGATACAAACTATCTGTGTCAAATTTCGTCAAGATGTATTCAGCAACTGAGCAGTAAAAAGTCAACAGACTGacacacattcacatttataatatattttgtatgaattttatttaatttgtgaaacttttaaattaacCAGTAAAATAAATCATCTAAAACTGACTGATAGAAAGCAGTCACGGAAACAAACTCAAAggaaactaaaaagtaaaaatgaaCATAAAATGAACGAACTTCTAATGACACTGGGTCTATTTTGCCACTCACGATGAGGTCCTCCTCTCGAATACGCTCTGAGTTCTTGCTGGCTGCTCTGAATGTTGCCGCTACATACTTTGGCTCTTCTTTTGTGAGGAGAGTGCATTTTGCTGCCAGCTTTTTGCTGGTATTGCCCATtctatgataaataataaagatgGTTAATGAATGAAAAATGGTATTAAAATGATATTGTAAAgcttaaaaatgtttttgaaattaataattaattatttgatgATTAACACAACTTCATTCctgtagatttagttttttagaaTCCAATGGGAAATCTTTCGTTTTCTAGCACAAAAAATAGCTTATATCCAGCCCCAGGACATAAGCTATCCCTGTAATAAACAGGTTGTAAAATGGTTAGAgtgacacactttcatatttataatattataaatgaattcCTGCAGGAttcaaaaacataatattaacactGTTGCAGTctcaggcatcatctagttaaattaTACTATACTCAATAACTTGTCTCTGTAGCCTtatctttcaaatatttttgtagtCATCTTTTAATTATTCTTCAGTGAGTTTATAATTAGGGTTACAATATAGCCCTGTCAGAATGGAAAGAAATATGTAGGTGTAGAGCTGCTATACTGGAAGGGTAACTACGTAATTTTTgacgtacctatacctatactgAGACATAAAAATAGACTGAAAACATTAGAGAAATTTAATAAGTCACACAgataaaagtatattaaaaagcattgtatgttttgtatcagttaaacttattttttaatttaaaaactcatCAATATGTATGATTCAGAGTCACGAGTATAGTGGTAGTTTCACGGCCATTTGTTTATATTAAAGTTAACTATGCGACTTTTTTCTTACTATGGGAACACTACCTAACTACGTAAAAATAATACATCGCACTCGAGAAACACTTAAATCCGCGCAAATTATGtatgaaaattaatgaaaataaataaaatattacgcaTATATTACCTGTTTTTCCcacaaaatcaattttttaaaccGTTTTACTTTTTATGACATGTTATTAGATTTTTAACTCATCAACTATCTTAAATTAACTATAAATGCACgtagtttgtttaaaataatataacacacaacattaaatgttgttttattaaaatataatgaatcAATATTTAATTTGTTGACAAAATTACCGATTGATTAGTTCAAGGTGAGGTTACCTgtcaagataattttatttacttttttgctGTCACTGATAACAATAGTACCACTCGTTCACTCTGACGGTGCACTCTCTGATTTTTTCTAAACCATGAAACGGAAACTCGTGCTACAGTCCAAAAAGCCAGCCACTGATTGGCGGCTCGCTTGGCTTTATCGCTCGTAATTTTGACTTGGAAATAAACTATCGCGGGAGTAGTGTAAATATTTGAACTGTGTTTACGTTAACAAAACTAATAGGTAATTGTTTATCAAACTCACATGCGTCATTTTTATCTAAGATTAAAAACGCTTATCAATAACTAAATCTAGACGTTGATTGTGATCAAATTAAGAACCAAATCGTTTATATGAATCATAGctacaataattattgtgtgttttattaattaattttattaatgatgcccgcagcttcgcccgcgtggatttagatttttaaaaataaagcaattttatatttgtgaaagaattattaaaattattggttcagtagtttcataGTTTATCGATTAGaaacaaaccaaaaaataacatttttttctatttacaattaactataatattacctaatagatatagattacataacaaaaaatattcttcTGTTAAGAATGCAATACATTTACATACCCAAACGCAAGTTACAATTATCAAGTTTCCTATACCGAGGGAATAAAATATTTGGTATcactgaaatatatttttactgccTACCTAGATACCTAAGGAAAACAAGAAGTCATTGTAgttattaactttaaaaaaatacataagtacaaAGAGTTTGCTTAAATCCACCAAGTTCATGTCGTGCGTATTACAATCTAACCACCTAGTCAAAACAGACATCCAGACTTTCCATAaaaagtcaatatttttatttttcctgtaacaCATAGACTCGTAATCAACCgcatttttatcttaaaaatgtattctaatattttaatagattaattaattgtaAGAATCTTTAGATAAtactgtaaaatatttattcaaatttctATAATCATTCATAGgcatactaaattaaaaattgtttaagcAACATATTCCTGAACATATAAATTATGTTACCATACTTTAATATCCTACTTAATTagtagaaattattaaaataggtagaagcgacgggcctgcccgcgaaatgcaaatttaatttggtttttcgcaatttgtaaactaatacgacaacgtaggcttatggtattttgtttgcgacaataacagtattattctcataggtttatataaaaatcttaacttgaaagggtccagtttaagaaattaatcctagtatcgactattctcacaatttagtcgatactagaattaatttcttaaactggaccctttcaagtaaaaatttttatataaacctgtgaggataatactgttattgtcgtaaacaaaatgccataagcctacgttgtcgtattagtttacaaattgcgaaaaaccaaattaaatttgaatttcgcgggcaggcccatctcatgccccttacataaaatatattcagCTGCCTATGTCATAACATTAGGCTATTTACATGAAAagttatagactacaggcccatgtttaaaaatgggtgggtcatatgaaccaccaggtgacgtatacaggacgatataagagcataaaataataagtttcagcactatgccgtcacttgtaagctgtccaacagagtgctggtgagaattgaaaagtgcaggtagagtgagtacattttggtcatatatttttgtacggcatttttaccatcgatagatccatgaaaaataataagaaagcgcgcagtgccgtaaaaaaatggtgcgccacaaagtcagtaaatgttttgattttctgacaatttccggggtaaatttggtcatttaattctgtacggcactagtttcatactgtttcaatacagcctctaatccattattccgcaacgccgtacaaaaatcatgcgacaaggggaaaaaattgagggtagcaaccccctctctttccgtggtccggggggtgatttgagaaagtacggctttggttccaaaacattatctagcactcaaaagtactattaaaaataatgccgtaaaaaaattagtgttcatttgaatgtgtatcaataattatcttaatttcatggtatacttaatttttaaagctgtaaaatcatttgactctgtacggcaactttttttttaacatgatagtgtaaaatactattgttatatagtattcccgttcaaaagaaactgttctaaaaaaaattatagataaatacaaaaactgaaatttttcaaattattgcaaaagtttaaatattcatagattaataaaatatagcaattttctacgcttttcccttgttttaaatagtattaagataaataaattaggaaaaaattatgccgtacattttaatgcagaccatatcttttaggctgatgaaaatgacgctaccattttaagggtgtagtactttatggccatctgatactgtacggcattaacatatttttgaagagaacaattgataatatgataaaatcactatgccgtctaactgaagtgaacgggtgtgtatataatatccacatcccctacaaacctttggaccaacgaaaatgtacggcatgtaaaaaaatattatctatgcataaaacactttcaaaataaattaattttatgttgtttcaaatcaccccccggaccacggaaagagagggggttgctaccctcaattttttccccttgtcgcatgatttttgtacggcgttgcggtataatggattagaggctgtattgaaacagtatgaaactagtgccgtacagaattaaatgaccaaatttaccccggaaattgtcagaaaatcaaaacatttactgactttgtggcgcaccatttttttacggcactgcgcgctttcttattatttttcatggatctatcgatggtaaaaatgccgtacaaaaatatatgaccaaaatgtactcactctacctgcacttttcaattctcaccagcactctgttggacagcttacaagtgacggcatagtactgaaacttattattttatgctcttatatcgtcctgtatacgtcacctggtggttcatatgacccacccatttttaaacatgggcctgtagtctattacaCATGATATAATATTCTAATCTACTTTTAGTTTACATATTTCAGAACAATCACAATGTTGAACGAAGATGTTGAAAAATGTTGTAGGGTGAAGATGATTTTAGTAAGTTTTTGACATTTAGTCTTGCCACCCTGGCCACCATGACTTGGAAAACttgtcaaatattttaaaaacaagaaaaaacgaGTGTAACTGcgagatattttatttaattgtgaataaatatttaagattatcatttaaatattgaATGTAACAGAATATATCAAGATGACGCTCACTAAAATGGAGGTGGATTCCGTAAAGGGCGAAGGCTTTCGGCCGTACTACACAACAAAAATCGAAGAGTTGCAACTCATCGTCGCTGAAAAGTCCCAAAATCTTCGACGTCTTCAAGCACAAAGAAATGAACTCAACGCTAAAGTGCGTATGTTGCGCGAGGAGCTGCAACTTCTGCAGGAACAGGGGTCCTATGTTGGCGAGGTCGTGAAGCCGATGGACAAGAAGAAGGTGCTAGTCAAAGTGCACCCCGAAGGCAAGTTTGTTGTAGATCTGGACAAAAACGTCGATATCAACGATGTTACGGCCAACTGCCGCGTCGCACTCCGCAACGAAAGTTACACGCTCCACAAAATCCTGCCAAACAAAGTCGACCCACTTGTCTCTCTTATGATGGTAGAGAAGGTTCCGGATTCAACTTACGAAATGGTAGGAGGCTTGGACAAGCAAATTAAAGAGATCAAGGAGGTTATTGAACTGCCGGTGAAACATCCTGAGCTGTTTGACGCGTTAGGTATCGCACAACCTAAAGGTGTACTCTTGTATGGACCACCGGGCACCGGTAAGACCTTGTTAGCCCGTGCGGTCGCTCATCACACTGAATGCACTTTCATCCGTGTCTCTGGTTCTGAATTAGTGCAGAAGTTCATTGGAGAAGGAAGTCGTATGGTACGAGAACTCTTCGTAATGGCTCGAGAGCATGCACCATCTATAATTTTCATGGATGAAATTGATTCAATCGGTTCATCTCGTATTGAGTCTGGCAGTGGGGGTGACTCAGAGGTACAGAGAACTATGTTAGAGCTTCTCAATCAGCTGGACGGGTTTGAAGCCACAAAGAATATTAAAGTTATCATGGCCACCAATCGTATTGATATTTTGGACCCAGCATTGTTGAGACCCGGTCGTATTGACAGGAAGATTGAGTTCCCTCCACCGAATGAGGAAGCTCGATTGGATATTTTGAAGATTCACTCTCGAAAGATGAATCTTACTAGAGGCATCAATTTGAGGAAGATAGCGGAGCTCATGCCTGGAGCGTCTGGTGCAGAAGTCAAGGGTGTGTGCACAGAGGCTGGCATGTATGCCCTCCGAGAGCGCAGAGTCCACGTCACTCAGGAGGACTTTGAGATGGCAGTCGCCAAGGTGATGCAGAAAGATTCCGAAAAGAATATGTCCATCAAGAAATTGTGGAAGtaacttttgcttttatattttttcttaatatttaattttaatgtaatagAAAATGATAAACTTGGTCTTATCATATAATTCTTGTTTCATTTCATAGAATTCTTGGTATGTTCATTACATTTCAATTTCTAATTGAAAAATGTAGCACAGCACCCTATTCTTTGGGATGCAAATTGCAATGCATTTTGACTCAAAATTccaatccatattaatattgtaagcaccaaagtgtctgtctgttagttttaCATAGcacaattttgatgaaatttgatacagagatagtttgcatccctgGGAAaaacataggctagtttttatcccagaaaatcagagttcccacagtttaaaaagacctaaatccacatggacaaagtcaCGATTATTATTTGGTGCAGCTATTGCTTGCATTCTAGAGCATAGGCCACTGATTTTGCAACTAATATTGATATAAAATGCTGACTAATGCCATAACACTTGTAACATGTACAGTTGGCACAAATAGAGTACTAGGCCAGAGATGTCTGCCATGAAAAGCTACACACCTGAGCAGacatacactttcacatttgtaatagTGGATAATACTTTGTTCTCAGGATTCAGGGCAAAAAAAAGGATTAGtgaaaaatgaaacaaatagtgcaaaaataaaattatattcaaattcatattacataaaaatagaaGTAGCTTCTTTCATTATGCTTCaacataataaattaaacatGCAATCAATACACTTTTCTTTGAACTACTGATAAATTATACAATCTTTCAGATATTAACACAAGCATTCAAACATTATTATGAATtagatttgatttaaattattattattgttaagaaATCTTTTGGTTTCTCTCACATCCAAATCTGATTCTGTATCGGAGAGGTCTTGCTGTGTGTCGAACGCGAGGCCAGCTGTACCCTGtgataaaaaattatagtaaatCAATTAGAATTACAACATTTAAATATCAAAGAGCCCTGATAGCCTCATGATTATGAGGTCCATCTTCTATTCGGAAGGTTGGGTGCTATCCTTAACTTTCCAAAGTTAAGTATGAAGCTATTTGGAAGGTCAggagttcgatcccaggcatgcatctctaacttttcgaagttaggTATGTGTGTTCATAATATACATCCTACTCTATGCAATTaactgaaggaaaacattgcgaggaaacctgcatgtcttagagttcaccataatgccaaaggtgtgtgaaaacTACCaaccacacttgaccagcgtagtggactatggtTAAACActtcttttttaaattagactagcacttggctatAATCAGACCTGTTaacaagtgatgatacagcctaagatggcgcacacttgcctagaagttgcctattcattcttgacttgaaggtacccatattaaaagtgttcCATatccagtgacggattaacccttaatcaaattaagcaattgcctagggcatcacgtctgagggggcacccagaagaagcacaaaaaaaattcgtccttagggcatcacgtctccaaaaaaagtttctaggactaatttgaaaattcgcgcgttttaagttgtcATAGAAaccgacctagagtcataaccccattcccgcttgcccacttgctgcccgcttgtgcattcgacaataattcaaatgcccccgaaagccgcaaggcacATTTcagtaattatataaattatgctttgttagggttccgtacctctgtctgtctgtctgtctgtccgtccgtccgtccgtccgtccgtctgtctgtctgtaagtaacagatttttatttatttttctgtataatagattttgatttatcgtgcaaaatgttggaaaaaatgctcgagtacggaaccctcagtgcgcgagtctgactcgcacttggccggtttttggttGTTATCGCACCTACTCCaattctaaagtacgttacatatcatcatcttaatttacaaaaaaactaatgtttttaggaggGTAAGGTTTAAAGACcaattctagttgacatacggataggggggccacaggcatggattgcttagggcatcaaatagtcttaatccgtcactgtccATATCTTAAGAGTTCAGATTAGAAACAAGGAAAGTTTCaaattctgaaaggagacccagGCTCAGgagtggcattccgaaccagtggtagatgcatttgacaattcaaaagtacttgtaaaaataatatgttttttttttttgagtgagCCAATGATGGGGTGCAAAACTGAAAGCAAAGATTTTTGCTAACTTACAATAGGTTTTTTCATGTAAAAGGATTCCTGCCAATGGTTCCTCACAAACTGCAGCGGATTTACGAACTCATGAGCAGTGCCACTGGAACAACAATTAAGAATTATTTAAAAGGTTTTTCCTTAAAAAAAGAATGCtaataatgtattatttttGCAATTCTATATAATGAGggttcgttgtctgtttgtctgtctagcCTTTTTCATCAAGAATTAGGTTGGAATTTTGGTATCAAAAATAGACCTCTTGTATAGTATTTTGAAGCTGTAGAAAAATCAAGCTAAGTTAATGTAACCAAAAATATGATCGTCAAAAGTACTCATAGGTACAATAACGTTAATACAAAaacataaatgaataaatacaaaacctaagattacttatgtattttacataaaaaatatttaattacaaaaCCGAAACCGTATACAGCTACGTAGGTACATGGCTTAATATTGTTCATTAAATTTTTGAATAGAGcaaacgccgagtttcttgctgattcctCTCAGTCAGGAATGGCAATTGatcttttttctattttattatttgtttcttcCAACCCGTCATTTGCTCATAGTCGGAACACTGGTTGCATGATATCATACAcagaagaaattaaaaaaaaaatatctttgcaATATCTGCCTAGTGCCTACTCATAGTCCTACAGAATTTTGGTACAAGAATTCTTACTTGACAGTGTTAAGGCCAGCAGTGTCTGCGATCTCTATGAAGGGGCTCGAGTTGTGCGCTGCACCTTCCGATGTGTTCTTGTATCTCACTCTGTAATAGAGAAAATGGTTAATTGACCATTCATATTACCGGAagttctgattgtcaaacaatgatataGTGAagttaattacgttaacttaaaactagctacgagggttccaaacgcgcccaggtctgagaagggcgaacaacaaactcagccgggtgttttttttttatcatccggaattcattgattttgacCTTTTGATTGtcttttttcaatttaaactttAGACCAAATTCAACAAGTTAAgtataaatcaattttttaactCATTTAAGTGTCTAAGTGTGAGTTGAATATACCCTAAtatattttaagggttccgtatccaaagggtaaaACTGAGCCCTATTAAAGTCATTCTGCTATCtacctgtttgtctgtctgtctagtcGTGTGTCACGGGACTCTagcttgtttttatttttattcagatatatgttagcccttgactgcaatctctcctggtggtaagtgatgatgcagtctaagatggaagcgggctaacctgaatgGGGtctggcagttttcattaaacccatacatccTTACATCGTAAACGAAACGaattacaaacctgaaattttggtatttggatCGCAGGAGTTGTCTTCACACATGTGAcacatattatagtatagaagtGTGGATTTAGCCGCACACCAATAAATTCCTATTCTGTCAAACAAACTATACTACAGGCATAACGCATGTACCtgaggttcctgcggtagtggagcggtgcgagAGGGAGTGATGACGTggcgcgagagctcagtgattcgtcaacttgttttttttattttttattcactataggtaagcgcttgaccacaatcacacctgatggaaattgatgatgtggtctaagatgggacgcgtttacctagaaggtgcctattcactcttgttttaaagatacccggattgtaattggtaggaaacacagatcgcggaagagtattccaaaccttagccatgcgtatgaggaatgaagacgcaaaacgtttcgtgcgtgtagatggaatgtcaacgacgtaaggatggaaactcgcccgacgtcttgcggttcggtggtaaaatggtgaaggggggacaagatcgaaaagttcctgtgcacactctccgaaatatatcctataaaacaccgataagccggcgaccttacggcggtgatcgagattGTGACCACTGTCACCCACCCGCACCGCTGCACTACcacaggagcctactcagttatgcgctatgcCTGTGATAGGAGTATACGTACTGCATGTTGTCCGCTCTATTCTTCTTGATTCTGTGGCAGTACACAAAGAGGCAAAGGTAGAGCGCGAACAGAAATAGCACCACCGCGACCATCGCGTACGACACAGAGTGGCTCTTATACTCTTGGTACGTCCAACCGTTGAATAAGGCCAGCtggaaattaaacaaaataaagtgaCAACAGCTCTAAAACCCGACTACCACCCTCGAATTGCCGATagagtaaaatagtttttcaatAGTTCAGTGTATTTAACATCCTAGTtaatatatttatgaactcagatttttttctctttcatttgtatCCCATTCGACACGacagcaaataaaaaaattttggaaaccCCTACTTTTTTTGGATCTATCAGGTCATGACGGAACATCCGTCAAGTCGGTCCGACAAACTGTCCACCTGGACAGACgaatcaaacgagtcgcagggagccgccaCATCAAGCTGAGGCAGCGCCCCGTGCAGCCAACATAGATATTATTAAGCTGGATTTAAAAAGAGGGAACCTGGGTCTCGAATAACCAAGGAGTATTTACTTTGGTTGACTCCTTGGTTCTCTGGAGACTATTGTTCTCTGTTTGTTGTTCTTTTGGCTGATTAAATATATAGATACGAGTCgtatatttatgaataaagagCTTACCTCACTCGTCTTCACCAACGGGCACATTCCGTCGCTCGAAATACTTCCATCGTGACAAACGCACTCCGGCCCGCTTTGTCCCAGCACGCAAACATTTGAGCAAACATTTGCCTCGCAATCGTTGATAATATCGTCTCTTTGTACGCTTTGGTGACGAATGGCAAAGTTGGTCGCATTGACGTGGTCGTAATCTTCGCAAATTGTGCGACCGAAGAGCGGACAACGGCTCAGGTGGATGTTGTTCAGATAATAAATGTGGTCTTCGAATAACGCCATGTCGCGAGGTGAAGCCACGTTTTGTTTGTCGGCGAGGGGAAGAACtatttttctggaataaaatcTGTATCTGGGTCATGTAGTGTTGCGCTTTTACGTGGAGTCGGGAGAATTTATTA
The window above is part of the Maniola jurtina chromosome 5, ilManJurt1.1, whole genome shotgun sequence genome. Proteins encoded here:
- the LOC123865328 gene encoding 26S proteasome regulatory subunit 8 translates to MTLTKMEVDSVKGEGFRPYYTTKIEELQLIVAEKSQNLRRLQAQRNELNAKVRMLREELQLLQEQGSYVGEVVKPMDKKKVLVKVHPEGKFVVDLDKNVDINDVTANCRVALRNESYTLHKILPNKVDPLVSLMMVEKVPDSTYEMVGGLDKQIKEIKEVIELPVKHPELFDALGIAQPKGVLLYGPPGTGKTLLARAVAHHTECTFIRVSGSELVQKFIGEGSRMVRELFVMAREHAPSIIFMDEIDSIGSSRIESGSGGDSEVQRTMLELLNQLDGFEATKNIKVIMATNRIDILDPALLRPGRIDRKIEFPPPNEEARLDILKIHSRKMNLTRGINLRKIAELMPGASGAEVKGVCTEAGMYALRERRVHVTQEDFEMAVAKVMQKDSEKNMSIKKLWK